Genomic segment of Ignavibacteriales bacterium:
TCAAGAAGAAAAATCAATTCTTAAAATTTTCCGAACGGGATGGATACAATCATATTTACCGTTATAATATGAATGGCAAAATGGTCAATCAGGTGACGAAAGGGAAATGGGATGTTAGCTCTCTTGATGGAATTGATGAAGTCAATGAATTGATCTATTTCACCGCTGGAGTAAAAACACCGATTGAAAAGCAATTCTATGTCGTCACAATGGATGGAAGTTCGATGCATCAATTAACACAGGACGGGTTTTCACATTCCATCGATATTGCACCAGACGCTCAACACTTCATTGATAAATATTCTAATACAACGACACCCACGAAAACAGCACTTTACGACATCACAGGAAAATCAAAATGGATGATTGAAAAAAATTTGATTCCTTCTCTCAATGAGTACGATTTGAATACAACAGAATTCTTTACTTTTAAAACAAGCGATGGTGCCGAACTCAACGGTTCAATGATTAAACCGTCTCCTTTTGAATCACAGAAAAAATACCCGGTTTTGTTTGAAGTGTATGGCGGACCCGGCTCTCAGAGTGTAACGAACACTTGGGGAGGATCGACTGCATTGTGGCAGCACATGCTGGCGCAGAGGGGATATATTATTGTCAGTGTCGATGGTCGCGGAACAGGCGGACGAGGAAAAGCATTTAAGGAAATTGTATATCATCAACTCGGTAAATGGGAAGTGAACGATCAAATTGAAGCAGCAAAATATTTGGCTGGTCTGAAATTTGTGGATGCTTCACGAATAGGAATCTGGGGATGGAGTTACGGCGGATATGTCGCAGCATCAATCATACTCAGAGGAGCAGAATTTTTTAGCACTGCTATTGCAGTTGCACCGGTAACTGATTGGCGATTCTATGATGATATCTACACGGAACGTTACATGGGGTTACCCAAAGATAATCCTGATGGATATAAAGAAAGTTCAACTCTCGAGTATATTGATAAACTGAAAGGGAATCTGTTCCTTATTCATGGTACAACTGATGACAATGTTCACTGGCAAAATACTGTCCAGCTTGTCGATGCATTGGAGAAAGCAGGAAAGCAATTCCGTACCGCGTTCTATCCGAATCGGAATCACAGTTTAAAAGGGGGCAACACGCGCCTGCATCTGTTTGAAATGATTACAAATTATATTGTGGAGAAATTGTAAAAGAGATTAAGGGAGGTGAAGAAACTTGTGCATCTCCTTAATTTCCTTCGAAGTTAACGTGCGATGTTCCCCGGGATGTAATCCGTTGAGGGGGAGGAAAATAATAGCTGTCCTTACAAGTCGTAATGTGGGATGGCCGACTGCGGCAGTCATTTTTTTCACCTGTCGATTGCGTCCTTCACGCAAGACGAGTTCTATCCACGATGTCGGAACGTTTTTTCTGAAACGGATTGGCACAGCTCGCGGGGGCATATGTGGCTCGTGAGTTAACATTTTTGCTTTTGCCGGCTTCGTGCGCTTTCCTTCAATCATAATTCCTTTTTGTAATCGTTCGATATCATTTTCGTCCGGAAAACCTTCCACCTGAACAAGATACGTTCGGTCGTGTTCGAACTTTGGATCAGTGATGCGATGTTTGATATCATTATCATTCGTTAAGAGAAGAAGGCCTTCGCTGTCTGCATCTAATCTACCGGCGGCATACGTATTTTTTGGAAATGGACCAAAGTCGGCTAATGATAAATATCCGGCCTCCCGGGTGAATTGAGACAGAACGCCGTAGGGTTTGTAAAAGAGGACGTAAGACTTCGTATGTGATTCCACGGATGTCTCAGATGAGATACATACAAGAAATATTAATGTATTTTATTCTTGATGGAAATAAAAATCCCCCGACATCTGCCGAGGGATTATAAATATTTTTAATTGATTCGCTTACTTGGTACCGATTATTTCCTCATCGTGTTTTTCTTGCTGATCGCCTTCAATTTCTTTGGCGGTATACACAAACACAAGCTCTTCTTTTTCTTTATCAAAATTTGCGTGTATAGTACTTCCCTGCGCGTACGTTCCTTTCAGAATTTCTTCAGCGCACGGATCTTCGATGTATTTCATGATTGCTCGGCGGAGCGGCCGCGCACCAAATGCTGGATCGTATCCTTTTTCCACGAGAAAATCTTTTGCTTCTTGGCTCAGCTCAATTGTGATTCCCAGGGATGTCATGCGGCCAAAGAGCTCTTTCGTGGCAATCTCGATAATCTTATAAATATGAGAACGTTCGAGCTGATGAAAAATAATCGTATCGTCTACGCGATTGAGAAACTCAGGATTAAAGACTCGCTTGAGCGCATCTTCGATACTAGATTTCATCGTCTTGTATTTGTCCTGGTGTGAATCTGTCCCAAATCCTAATCCGCCTGTAACCTTGATATCGCGTGAACCTAGATTTGACGTCATAATTAAAATCGTATTTTTAAAATCAATACGGCGACCGATACTGTCGGTTAGTACTCCATCATCCAATACCTGAAGTAAAATGTTGAAAACGTCCGGATGCGCTTTTTCAATTTCATCTAACAAAACGACCGAATATGGTTTTCGACGTACTTTTTCAGTCAACTGTCCGCCTTCTTCATATCCGACATAGCCCGGAGGTGCACCAACAAGGCGCGAGACCGCGAATTTTTCCATATACTCGCTCATATCGATGCGAATCAGCGCTTCATCAGAATCGAATAAATAACGGGCAAGCGCTTTTGCCATCTCGGTCTTACCGACGCCTGTAGGACCGAGGAAGATGAAGGAACCGATTGGACGCTTCGGATCTTTCAAACCGGCTCGAGTGCGTCGAATTGCTTTCGTCAGCTTGGAAATGGCTTCTTCTTGTCCGACGACCATCTCGGCAAGTGCTGATTCCATTTTGAGTAATTTCTCGGATTCGCTCTGCGCAACTTTTTGTACTGGAATATTTGTCATCATCGAGACAACCGCGGCGCAATCTTCATCATCGACATCGTAAATCGTACCCTGTGCTTTCAAATCCCATTCACGTTTTGCAATTTCCAAATCGCTGAGAAGTTTCTTCTCGAGATCGCGCAGGCGTGCTGCTTCCTCGAAATTTTGATTTTTTACAACTTGGTTTTTTGATTGCCGAATTTTTTCAATCTCTTCTTCAAGCTGGAGAATTTCTTTCGGCACTTTTATATTGGCGAGGTGCACACGGGCACCGGCTTCATCCATCACATCGATGGCTTTATCCGGCAGGTACCGATCGGTGATGTACCTATCACTCAACCGCACTGCTGCTTGGAGAGCCGGTTCAGAATAAAGAACTCCGTGGTGCTCTTCGTACTTATGTTTTATATTCTGGAGGATCTGTATAGTCTCATCAACCGTGGTTGGATTCACCATAATTTTTTGGAACCGACGGTCAAGTGCTCCATCTTTTTCTATATATTGCCGGTATTCATCAAGGGTGGTAGCTCCGATGCATTGGAGATCGCCGCGCGCCAGTGCTGGTTTGAACATATTAGATGCATCTAACGAGCCGCTTGCACCGCCTGCACCGACAATCGTATGCAATTCGTCGATGAAAAGGATGACATCTTTCGATTTCTCCAGTTCATTCATCACTGCTTTCATTCGTTCTTCAAATTGGCCGCGATATTTCGTGCCAGCTACTAATGCAGCAAGGTCGAGTGTGACGACGCGTTTATCATGTAAAACGCGAGAGACTTTCTTTTGAACTATCCGAAGTGCCAAACCCTCTGCAATGGCGGACTTTCCAACTCCCGGTTCACCTATGAGTACCGGATTGTTTTTCTTCCGGCGGCTCAAAACCTGAGCGACGCGTTCGATTTCCTTTTCGCGTCCGACAATAGGGTCAAGTTTATCTTCAATTGCTAATTTTGTGAGATCACGGCCGAAGTTATCCAATACAGGAGTTTTCGATCGATCTTGCTTTTTTTCCGTTGAAACATGTTGTTGTCCGGGAGGAGTGGATGGCTTACCGGAAATAATATTATCCAATTCATTTCGTACTACATCATAATGCACATTAAATTGATGCATAATCTGTGCGGCTATATTGTCGTCATCGCGGAGAAGCGAGAGTAATAAATGTTCCGTGCCGATCACATCAGATTTGTAGAGTTTCGCTTCCAAATAGGTGATCTTAAGGACTTTTTCTGCTTGTTTTGTTAAAGGTATATTGCCAATGGTAAGCGTTCCACCTACGGCGCGAACGGTATCTTCAATTGTTTTCTTCAACTTGTATAAATCTACACCGAGATTGCGAAGAATCTTTACCGCTATCCCTTCACCTTCACGAATGACGCCCAAAAGCAAATGCTCTGTTCCGATATAATCGTGCCCAAGCCTGAGAGCTTCATCACGGCTTAGTCGTATGACATCTTGTACTCTATTTGAAAAATTTCCTTCCATATAATTTCCCTTAATAACGGAACCATCTATCTTATTAAAACGTCTGAATTCCTATGTCATGAACGGTTTTATAAGAAATAAAGTTTCCTAATCAATATAACCATTTTTACGGGGGCAGTCAAGAAATCGAATACCAACCCCTGCGCACGCGGCGTGTCACTCTTATTAGATGCTTTCTTTTGACTATCGTTCCAAAAAAGGTTAAATTTACAAATGCATACGATTCATTATTAGAAATTTGGAGAAATTGTGCCGTTAGTAAAGGCGACGGGAATCGATAAGAAGCATCAAGAACAGCTTATTGCAAGTGGTCCGTTGCCAATGCACATCGCCATTATTATGGATGGAAACGGGCGATGGGCGAAACGCCGAGGGTTGCCACGAATTGCCGGGCATAACGAAGGTGTCAATTCTGTTCGGGATATTATTGAGGCGTGTGCACAACTTGGAGTAAAATATCTTACTCTTTATACCTTCTCTACTGAGAACTGGAAGCGGCCTCAAGATGAAGTGTCCATGCTGATGCGCTTATTGGTGAGGGCATTGCGGGATGAACGAGATCGGATGCATCAGAATGAAGTACGCCTGAAAGTCATTGGGGACTTCCAAGCGCTTCCGCGTGATGTCGCCAAGGAATTATATGATGCGATGGAGATGATGAAGGAAAATTCCGGTTTAACGTTGGTGCTTGCACTCAGTTACAGCGGTAGGTGGGATATAACAAATGCTATCAAAAAAATGTATGTTGATATTCAAGCTGGAGTGTTAAAGGAAGAGAAGATTACAGAAGACATAATCGGGAACTATCTTGCAACAAAAAACATTCCGGATCCCGATTTGCTCATCCGGACAAGCGGCGAGTTGAGGCTCAGTAATTTTCTTCTTTGGCAATCAGCATATTCCGAGATCGTTATATCAAATGAATTTTGGCCTGCCTTTCGACGGAAGCATCTGTATGAAGCAATTGCAGACTTCCAAACGCGTGAGCGTCGGTTTGGTATGGTGAGTGAGCAAATACAGCAATCCTCAAAAAGTCGTTCTGCCCGGATGATAGAAAGGTTTAAGAAAAGTGTCACGAACTCATAAACTCATTTTCCTCTTCCTCATCGTAATGTTCCAAGCTGGAATTTTACTCGGACAGAAGCAACAGCCGCAACCAGAAGTTTATAAAATTCTCGGTATCAGCGTAGAGGGACAACGATCAGGAGAACCCTCCGCCATTATCGCCAATACTGGATTGAAAATCGGCGGTGAAATCACTATTCCAAGTGAGCAGACAAAATTGGCCATTCAACGATTGCACAACCTTCGAATATTTGATGATGTCCAGATTTTCATAGAGAATCAAGTGCAGGATGGGGTCTATCTCTTAATCAAAGTGAAAGAAAATCCAAGATTGGAACGCATTGAAGTCTCCGGTAATGACGAATTGGATGAAGATGAGATTCTTAAAAAAATTAGCCTTGTGAAAGGGCAAATTGTTACACCACAGGATCTCTCTTCAGTTGTACGTATATTAAAAAATCAATACGATACAGATGGATACCTGAATGCACGTATTACCCCGACGCTCATAACAGTGAACGACACGACCGGGCGCGTGGCGTTGAAAATTGTTATTCATGAGGGGCCAAAAGTGAAGGTGGATTATATCCATTTTCATGGTAATAAACGATATGATGACAGCGACCTTAAAGGTGAGATGAAGGAAACAAGCGAAAGAACGTGGTGGAAGTTTTGGGCGACAAATAAATTTGATAAGAAAAAATATCAAGAAGATAAGGATCTCGTCCTTGCGTTTTATCGAAAGAATGGATTTCGCGATGCCGAAATTCTTTCTGATTCACTGAGTTACGATCGTACAAATAAATACATGACGATTAACATCTATTTGTCAGAGGGGCAGCAGTTTTTCGTTAGAAAAATCTTTTGGGAAGGCAATACTGTTTATCCATCTGATGTGCTCAGTGCACGGCTCGGACTCAAACAAGGTGATGTATTTAATCAGGAAAAGTTTGATCAAAATTTGCACCGCAACGAAGAAGAATCGGATGTCACATCGCTCTATGCCGACAACGGTTATCTCTATTTTCAAGTGGAACCTGAAATAAAAGTAGTTGGCACGGACAGTCTTGATATCACACTGCAAATCCATGAACGTAATCAATTCCGCGTTGGACGTGTTTTTATTTCGGGGAACACAAAAACGTATGAAAAAGTGATACGCCGCGAATTATTAACGAAGCCGGGTGATTTCTTCAGCAGGCAGTTGATTATCAGAAGTCTGCGACAGCTGCAGCAATTAAATTATTTCAATCCAGAAAAATTAAAACCAGATGTCCGTCCGGTCGATGACAAAACAGTTGAGTTGGAGTATTCTGTTGAAGAAAAATCCAGCGATACCTTCAATATGTCGGTTGGATACAGCGGTGCGTTCGGTTTTAGCGGCGGTCTCGGCCTTACTTTTAATAATTTTTCTTTAAGTGAACCATTGCGCGGCGGCGCAGGTCAAGCAATGACATTCGATTATCAATTTGGCGTAAGCAATTATTATCGAACATTCTCGATAGGCTTTACAGAGCCATGGATGTTCGATACACCAACATTGTTTGGATTCAGTATCTTCGATACCTATCAATCGTATTATGCAGACCTGCATTATCGCGGCGCGTCCATCCGTATCGGACGGCGTTTCAAGTGGCCCGATATGTATTTCCGCGGTGACTGGACATTGCGCGTTCAGGAGAACACGTATCATTCCCTTGGCACTGCAACTGCCTATGATTATTATTATGAAGGAACAACGACACAGATTGGTATTTCACAAGTTATTTCCCGTAATAGCACTGACAGTCCTATTTTTCCTTCTCGCGGTTCCAGCTTTTCATTATTGACCGATATAAACGGCGGTCCAAGTTTCGGCGGTGGAGTTCAAGCAGCACGGTATCACAAGCATGTCTTTAGTGCCGATTGGTATGTGCCTTTAACAAGTTCCGGCCGAGTGACATTGATGAGCTCTAATTTAGTTGGACTCATTTTTGGCCTTGATAAAAACTCCTACATTCCATATCAAGATTTGTTTTATATGGGTGGAACGGGACTTGGACAGATTGCTGTAACCCCGTTACGTGGATATGATGATCGCACTGTCGGTCCAGATAATGGCAATATCGGCGGTAAAGCAATGGTAAAGTACACAACAGAATTACGTTTTGCACTGGCATTAAATCCAATTCCGATCTACACACTCTTCTTTGCCGAGGCAGGAAATGTGTGGCTCGATCATACCGTTATGGACATGCATGATCTTCGCCGTTCAGCTGGATTTGGTGTTCGTTTATTGGTGAATCCCATCGGTATGATTGGATTCGATTATGGGTATGGATATGATGGAGCAACACCGAATGCTGCTGCTCCCGGATGGAAGTTTCATTTCCAATTCGGAAAATCTATGTAGAATTATTAGCGTAGTTGAACATTTAATCACTTAAATAAACGAGGGTACCTTGAAAAAAATCATTTGTATTGCCGCACTGGTTGTTTTGGTTGCATCCATTGGCACAGCACAAACAGTGAAGATTGCTTATGTCAATTCTGAAACTATTCTTCGTGAACTTCCTGAAGCCCAACAAGTGAAGAAGGAGCTTGAAGCCACTATCAAAGGATGGCAGGACGAGCTGGAACGCATGGGTAAAGAGCTTCAGGATGGTTTAGAAGATTACCAGAAAAAACAAGCTTTGCTTGATCCGAAAATAAAAGCTGACAAGGAAAAAAGTTTACAGGATCTCCAACAGAAGGCACGTGAATATCAATACCAGAAGTTTGATCAACGTGAAGGTGAAGCAGTAAAACTGCGCGAAAAGAAGTTTGCACCTATTCAAGAGAGGGTCATGAAAACCATCGAAAAAGTAGCAAAGGAAGATGGATTCAATTATGTATTTGACAAGCTGGAAGCAGCGACTAATCTCCTGTACGCAGATTCAAAGTTCGACCTGACGTATAAAGTGATCGATCAATTGAAGAGAGGTTTCGCATCTCCAGTACCGACGAAGTCAAAATAAGTTAAATAAGTTGTGGTATCTCCCAATGAATGATTGATGGAGAAAAATGATATGAAGAAAATTTCGGCTTTGGTAGGATTCCTCTTGCTCTTGTGCATGGTACAGGCAAGCGCACAGATGAAGATTGCTTACTTTAATTCAGAAGCAGTTATGAAACAGCTTCCGGATGCGCAGGACGCTCAAAAGCAGCTCGATCAATTCGTTGCCGATTGGCAGCAAGAATTGAACAAAATGCAGGATGAGTGGAAGAAAAAGTTTGATGATTATGATAAACGGAAACTCATTATGACTGAACAACGGCGTGCAGATGCTGAACGTGAATTGCGGGATATGGACCAAAAAATAGTCGATTTCCGCACACAAAAATTCGGACAGAGCGGCGAGTTGTTCAACAAACAGAATGAACTAATGAAGCCTGTGCAGGATCGTGTGTTTAAAGCAGTACAGGATATAGCGCGCGAAGACGGGTACGATTACGTGTTTGATAAAAGCGGCGATATCTTGTTAATGTATGCAAATGAAAAGTACGACCTGACACAAAAAGTCTTTGCCAAACTCAAGGTAACGACAACAGCTCCATCAACCACAAAATAACACAACCGACTTATGACCATTCGTGAGATAGCGGAGTGGCTTGGCGGGGAAATCGTGGGCGGCAATGTTGAGGGAAAACCGGAGATTGAATGTGTTACAAAAATTGAAGAGGCAACACCCGGCAGTCTCACGTTCTTGGCTAACCCGAAATACGAAAAATATCTCGGCACAACCAATGCCACGGCAGTACTGGTATCCCGAAAGCTCGACCTAAAGAAAATTGAAAGTCGAGCTTCACTTATATTTATTCGTGTCGACGATCCATATGTCGCGTTTCTCCATGTATTGAAACGCTTAACACCAACAATGGATCCATTCGCCTCCGGTATCCATTCGACAGCTGTTATCTCATCTACTGCAACACTAGGGAAAAATGTATCGGTAGGTGCGTATGCTGTGATTGGTGAACATGCAGTTATTGGCAGCAACTCAAAGATTGGCGAGGGTTGCATCATTGGAATACATGCGCAGATTGGAGCAGATTGTATGCTCTATCCCAATGTCGTTGTCTATCATCAATGCGTACTTGGGAATAGAGTCGTTCTTCATTCTGGTGCAGTAATCGGGTCGGATGGATTTGGGTTTGCACCGAAACCGGATGGAACGTACGAAAAGATTCCCCAGCTTGGCATTGTTGTCATTGAGGACGATGTAGAGATCGGCGCGAACACAACCATAGATCGTGCGGTGATGGGTGATACACACATCCACCGCGGCGTGAAGATAGACAACCTTGTTCAAATTGCGCACAATGTTGTTGTTGGGGAGAATACGGTCATAGCCGCGCAGACGGGAATCAGCGGTAGTACGAAGATAGGTAAAAATTGTATGCTTGCCGGTCAGGTAGCCCTTGTCGGTCATATCGAAATCGCTGACCGAACAATTATCATGGGGAAGTCTGGAGTCGCTAACAATATTCTAGAACCAGGCAAATCGTTTTTCGGATATCCTGCTGATGAAGCAAGGAAAGCACAACGTGCATACATTGCAATGAAGATGCTGCCGGATATGCTGCACGAGTTCACGGCACTGAAGAAAAAAGTTGCCGATCTCGAACAAAAACTTTTAGGAAAATAAGTAAAGGAGAAGTTGAAAGCATGCTCGTTCAGCAAATGACTATCAAGAAACCCGTCTCTCTGTCCGGTGTAGGACTTCACACCGGCGTGACAACGACGATGACCTTTAAACCAGCTCCTGAAAATTATGGCATCCGATTTCGCCGTGTTGACCTCCCGGATTCACCGGAAATTCCAGCTGATGTTGATCACGTAGTTGATCTCCAGCGCGGTACAACTCTCGGAATTGGTGATACGCGTGTGCATACCGTCGAGCATGTGCTTGCCGCTGTAGCCGGATTGCAGGTTGATAATATCGTTATTGAGCTCAACAACATCGAACCTCCTATTGGTGACGGCAGTTCAAAACCATTTGTCGATATGCTGCTTGAAGCAGGGTTAGAAGATCAGGAAGCACCGAAAGATTATCTCATCATAGATCAAGTTATCCATTATCAGGATCCAGCCCGCGGCGTCGAAATTGTTGCGTTGCCGACAGATGATTTCCGTGTCACGGTCATGGTTGACTACAACAATCCAGCATTGGGAAGCCAGCACACAGGTTTATTCAATCTTGAAAAAGAATTTGTCACCGAATTTTCTTCGGCACGAACGTTCTGTTTCCTTCATGAAGTTGAAATGCTGTTTGATCAAGGACTCATTAAAGGAGGAAATCTCGATAACGCTATCGTCATTGTTGATCGCGATCTGTCGGATGATGAACTACGGAAACTTGTGCATAAACTTGGCCTTGATCACTCGGTGATTCTCGGTTCCTCCGGTGTATTGAACGATAAAAAACTTCATTACCGCAATGAACCAGCACGACACAAACTACTTGATATGATTGGTGATCTTGCGCTTATTGGCGCGCCCGTTAAAGCACAGATACTCGCGGCGCGTCCCGGCCACGCTGCTAATATTGAATTTGCGCGCAAAGTTCGAAAGCTGTACCAGCAAAATAAACTCGTTCGTAAGTATCAGCATGAGAAAAAGGAAGGCGTTATTTTTGATGTCAATGCCATTCAACGAATATTGCCGCATCGGTATCCGTTCCTTCTCGTTGATAAAATTATTGATTTTCAGATGGATGAACATGCCGTCGGTGTGAAAAATGTAACGATGGACGAGAATTTTTTCCAGGGTCACTTTCCCGGCAAACCAATTATGCCCGGTGTATTGATTGTGGAAGCTCTTGCACAGGCAGGTGGTGTTCTCATGCTCAATGGAACTGAAAATCCTGGGAATAAATTGGTTTTTTTCATGGCGATTAATAATGTAAAATTCCGTAAGCCGGTTGTTCCGGGCGATCAGCTCATTCTTGATGTTCGGATGGTGAGCCGCCGTTCTAAAGTAATTCAGATTCGTGGTGAAGCTCTCGTCGATGGAAATGTGGTAGCAGAAGGTGATTTTACCGCCGCGCTTGTTGACCGTGACGAAGCGAAAACGAAATAATCTCAAAATAAATGAGAAAAGAGATTTATGAGTGTTCATATTCATTCTTTGGCATTAGTTGGAAAAAAAGCACAGCTTGGTGAGAATGTTACAATCGGTCCTTCGGCAATTCTTGGCGACGATGTCGTTGTTGGTGACGAATCGACGATTGCACCTTATGCAATCATTCAGGATGGAGCGCGTCTTGGCAAGGGATGCAAAATCGCTTCTTTCGCAGTCATTGGTGGACCGCCGCAAGATTTAAAATATAGAGGCGAGCCGACAC
This window contains:
- a CDS encoding bifunctional UDP-3-O-[3-hydroxymyristoyl] N-acetylglucosamine deacetylase/3-hydroxyacyl-ACP dehydratase, with amino-acid sequence MLVQQMTIKKPVSLSGVGLHTGVTTTMTFKPAPENYGIRFRRVDLPDSPEIPADVDHVVDLQRGTTLGIGDTRVHTVEHVLAAVAGLQVDNIVIELNNIEPPIGDGSSKPFVDMLLEAGLEDQEAPKDYLIIDQVIHYQDPARGVEIVALPTDDFRVTVMVDYNNPALGSQHTGLFNLEKEFVTEFSSARTFCFLHEVEMLFDQGLIKGGNLDNAIVIVDRDLSDDELRKLVHKLGLDHSVILGSSGVLNDKKLHYRNEPARHKLLDMIGDLALIGAPVKAQILAARPGHAANIEFARKVRKLYQQNKLVRKYQHEKKEGVIFDVNAIQRILPHRYPFLLVDKIIDFQMDEHAVGVKNVTMDENFFQGHFPGKPIMPGVLIVEALAQAGGVLMLNGTENPGNKLVFFMAINNVKFRKPVVPGDQLILDVRMVSRRSKVIQIRGEALVDGNVVAEGDFTAALVDRDEAKTK